A region from the Riemerella anatipestifer genome encodes:
- a CDS encoding MFS transporter, whose protein sequence is MSTTRIKIALFLNYFVFAILLNSVGSVILQVQRNFDISKANASVLEGFKDLPIAIGSFILASFLPKIGIKKSMLIGLALVSLLCFLMPFSSSFWMFKLLFLIVGLSFALIKISVFTSIGLVTSSTKEHTSLMGFLEGFFMIGVLFGNLLFSFFIDDADSKSLNWTNVYWILGTMSLISFAFLWSAKFDESEAKLKSNSLIDDLKSSINLFKMTNVLIFLASAFLFVLVEQSFQTWTPTFYNEILKVPASMGIQAGAILAGAFALGRFLSGFFSQKFSWISIVIFCILGFTVSLLLVLPLTQNITHSENISWLNAPLVIYLFPLMGLFLSPIYPCINSIVLASTPKHLHSSMSGLIVVFSAIGGTIGSIITGSVFQAFSGQKAFYFSLFPLSLLLISVIAFNQVNKKVNS, encoded by the coding sequence ATGTCTACTACTAGAATTAAAATAGCCCTATTTTTAAACTACTTTGTTTTTGCTATATTGCTTAACTCTGTAGGGAGTGTCATCTTACAAGTACAAAGAAACTTTGATATTTCCAAAGCCAATGCTAGTGTATTAGAAGGGTTCAAAGATTTACCTATTGCAATAGGCTCTTTTATCCTCGCTTCTTTTTTACCCAAAATAGGCATTAAGAAATCTATGCTTATAGGTTTAGCATTAGTCTCACTACTATGTTTTTTAATGCCTTTTAGTTCTTCTTTTTGGATGTTCAAACTTTTATTTTTAATAGTAGGACTGTCCTTTGCTCTTATTAAAATATCTGTGTTCACTTCCATTGGTTTAGTAACCTCATCTACAAAAGAACACACCAGCCTCATGGGATTTCTAGAAGGTTTCTTTATGATAGGTGTTTTATTTGGTAATTTATTGTTCAGTTTCTTTATAGATGATGCTGATTCAAAATCACTTAACTGGACTAATGTTTATTGGATTTTAGGAACAATGTCTCTTATTTCGTTCGCATTTTTATGGTCTGCCAAATTTGACGAATCAGAAGCTAAACTTAAATCAAATTCCTTAATAGATGATTTAAAGTCTAGTATCAATCTCTTTAAAATGACTAATGTTCTTATATTTTTAGCATCTGCTTTTTTGTTTGTGCTTGTAGAGCAGAGTTTCCAAACATGGACACCGACATTTTACAACGAGATATTAAAAGTTCCTGCAAGTATGGGAATACAAGCTGGTGCTATTTTAGCAGGAGCTTTTGCTCTAGGCAGGTTCTTATCTGGTTTTTTCTCTCAAAAATTCTCATGGATTAGTATTGTTATTTTTTGTATACTAGGTTTTACGGTAAGTCTGTTACTTGTACTTCCTCTTACGCAGAATATAACTCACTCCGAAAACATTAGCTGGCTTAACGCTCCTTTAGTCATCTATCTCTTCCCTCTTATGGGCTTATTTTTATCACCAATATACCCTTGTATCAATTCTATTGTACTAGCCTCCACTCCTAAACACTTACATAGCTCTATGTCTGGTCTTATTGTTGTTTTTTCAGCTATAGGAGGCACCATAGGTTCCATTATTACAGGCTCTGTATTTCAAGCATTTAGTGGACAAAAAGCATTCTATTTTTCATTGTTTCCTTTGTCTTTATTGCTTATATCAGTAATAGCATTCAATCAAGTTAATAAAAAAGTAAACTCGTAA
- a CDS encoding TonB-dependent receptor, with translation MKRKSFLLLAGVATFYFNNTFAQTTQKDSVKVNNVEEVIITGSANPKKRIESSIAITTMKAKDIQQKAPQSTADILQYVPGFLAENSGGEVGNNLFARGIPSAGAYEYVQIQEDGLPIFEDGALQFANIDNFQRLDLTLQGVEAVRGGTASVFASGAPGGIVNFISKTGQNDTKGTLKLSTSTFGLFRTDFNIGGALVQDKLFFNAGGFYREDNGMRSPGFKANRGGQIKLNLTYKFDKGYARVYYKYLNDRAMFYQVTPFIKNGNGVKAYPGFDPNYGTFASMEMAQIRVPQYGGGFFETDLRNGVHPVSHAIGTELKYKLSDVVTVHNNMKFTSINQDYNAIFAPSWMGSIVSQNEYSDNLNIDRANAFFTYVNGGGVLDPNEKLKRADLWFIRKNMQNLANNLNFNIDLDKVKLNVGHYYSNWSSDHYWNWNSFLVTASDKPRLVNLQDTSTGTNYTYNGVSQITWLERQAGLTGNVNAFFANADIEINDKFNANVGVRYDINKYKGYRDNARFSSENLGVLPNSTADDKVTTVQGAPFTYWSYNLNKVGYTAALNYKINNKMAVYFRQSHGFRAPIEEAFYDNANKNLSLIKPTTVNQSELGYTGQISHNFALYGSAFLMNLKNIFYGDIVAGGKSEALLADVRNLGLELEAQYRYHNFSVSANATFQKPEYTKFASNASYVGNQARRIPKTFFSIRPSYDITKGLNVYARYSHYGTKYNDEGNTFVLKGFGVLDAGASYQIKNIRFALDATNITNNIGLTEGDGTFGNKKDGDIIFARSIVGALARFSITLDF, from the coding sequence ATGAAAAGAAAATCCTTTTTACTACTAGCAGGTGTTGCTACTTTTTACTTCAACAATACCTTTGCTCAAACTACACAGAAAGATTCTGTTAAAGTAAATAATGTTGAAGAAGTAATTATTACAGGGAGTGCCAACCCTAAGAAAAGAATTGAGTCTAGTATTGCTATCACAACAATGAAAGCAAAAGACATTCAACAGAAAGCCCCTCAATCTACTGCAGACATATTACAATATGTACCAGGGTTTTTAGCTGAAAACTCAGGAGGTGAGGTTGGAAACAACCTTTTCGCAAGAGGTATCCCTTCCGCAGGAGCTTATGAGTATGTTCAGATTCAAGAAGACGGGCTTCCTATATTTGAAGATGGAGCCTTACAATTTGCTAATATTGATAACTTCCAAAGGTTAGACCTTACCCTACAAGGTGTAGAAGCTGTTAGAGGTGGTACAGCATCTGTATTCGCATCAGGTGCTCCTGGTGGTATTGTTAACTTCATTTCCAAAACAGGACAAAATGATACTAAAGGAACCTTAAAATTATCTACAAGTACATTTGGATTATTCAGAACTGATTTTAATATTGGTGGTGCTTTAGTTCAAGATAAATTATTCTTTAACGCTGGAGGTTTTTATAGGGAGGATAACGGGATGAGGTCTCCTGGATTTAAAGCCAACAGGGGTGGACAAATTAAACTAAACCTTACTTACAAATTTGATAAAGGTTACGCTAGAGTATATTACAAATATCTTAATGACAGAGCAATGTTCTACCAAGTAACTCCCTTTATTAAAAATGGAAACGGCGTAAAAGCTTACCCTGGCTTCGATCCTAACTACGGTACTTTCGCCTCTATGGAAATGGCACAAATTAGAGTACCTCAGTATGGTGGAGGCTTTTTTGAAACTGATTTAAGAAATGGAGTACACCCTGTCTCTCACGCTATAGGTACAGAGCTCAAATATAAATTATCCGATGTTGTTACTGTTCATAATAACATGAAATTTACATCAATTAATCAGGATTACAATGCTATTTTTGCACCTTCTTGGATGGGTTCTATTGTCTCTCAAAATGAATATTCTGACAACTTAAATATTGACAGAGCAAACGCTTTCTTTACTTATGTAAATGGTGGAGGTGTTCTAGATCCTAACGAAAAGCTTAAAAGAGCTGACCTTTGGTTTATAAGAAAAAACATGCAAAATTTAGCCAATAATCTTAATTTCAATATAGATTTAGATAAGGTAAAATTAAATGTAGGACATTATTACTCCAACTGGTCATCTGACCACTATTGGAACTGGAATAGCTTCCTTGTTACAGCTTCAGATAAACCAAGGCTAGTTAACTTACAAGACACTTCCACAGGTACCAACTATACTTACAACGGTGTTTCCCAAATCACTTGGTTAGAAAGACAAGCTGGACTTACAGGAAATGTAAATGCTTTTTTTGCTAATGCTGATATAGAGATAAACGATAAATTCAATGCCAATGTAGGTGTTAGATATGACATCAATAAGTACAAAGGCTATAGAGACAATGCTAGATTTTCATCAGAAAACTTAGGTGTATTACCTAATAGCACAGCTGATGATAAAGTAACTACCGTTCAAGGAGCTCCGTTTACTTATTGGTCATATAACTTAAATAAAGTAGGCTACACTGCCGCCCTAAACTACAAAATCAATAATAAAATGGCAGTATATTTTAGACAGAGCCATGGATTTAGAGCACCTATTGAGGAGGCTTTCTATGATAACGCTAATAAAAACCTTTCTCTAATAAAGCCTACTACAGTTAACCAAAGTGAACTAGGATACACTGGACAAATAAGCCATAACTTTGCCCTATATGGTAGTGCTTTCCTAATGAATTTGAAAAACATTTTCTACGGAGACATTGTAGCTGGAGGTAAATCTGAAGCGTTACTTGCTGATGTTAGAAACCTAGGACTAGAACTAGAAGCTCAATACAGATATCATAATTTTTCGGTTTCTGCCAATGCTACATTTCAAAAACCAGAATATACTAAATTCGCATCTAATGCGTCTTATGTAGGAAATCAGGCTAGAAGAATCCCTAAAACATTCTTCTCTATAAGACCTTCTTATGATATTACTAAAGGGCTTAATGTTTACGCTAGATATTCTCACTACGGAACAAAATATAACGACGAAGGAAATACTTTTGTATTGAAAGGATTCGGAGTTCTTGACGCTGGTGCTTCCTATCAAATTAAGAATATTAGATTTGCTCTAGACGCTACCAATATAACTAATAATATAGGACTTACAGAAGGTGATGGTACTTTCGGTAATAAAAAAGATGGTGATATTATCTTTGCAAGATCTATTGTAGGTGCTTTAGCTAGATTCTCTATCACACTAGATTTTTAA
- a CDS encoding DUF456 domain-containing protein, which yields MTTQDWVTIISIIMVIIGILGTILPVLPGILLSFAGVLLYKFGNDANLSMIYIWTFGLLSLASLVLNYLIPAKLNKRYGGTKWGSIGSIVGTLVGFFLPIPFGFLIGMFLGVFIGEMLHDSKNYLKAYNSTKGAFIGFLASSLFNFSLGVAMLFVVLWNYFKG from the coding sequence ATGACAACGCAAGATTGGGTAACTATTATTAGTATCATTATGGTCATTATTGGTATACTAGGCACTATACTTCCTGTATTACCTGGTATTTTATTAAGTTTTGCAGGAGTGCTGCTCTACAAATTTGGTAATGATGCCAATCTATCCATGATATATATTTGGACTTTTGGACTTCTATCTTTAGCCTCTTTAGTTTTAAATTACCTTATTCCTGCAAAGCTAAACAAACGCTATGGAGGCACTAAATGGGGCAGCATTGGCTCTATTGTAGGAACTTTAGTAGGATTTTTTCTACCAATTCCTTTTGGATTTTTAATAGGTATGTTTCTAGGGGTTTTTATTGGAGAAATGTTACACGACAGCAAAAACTACCTCAAAGCCTACAATTCTACCAAAGGGGCTTTTATAGGATTTCTTGCGAGTAGTTTATTTAATTTCTCGCTTGGGGTAGCTATGCTATTTGTAGTGCTATGGAATTATTTTAAAGGCTAG
- a CDS encoding trehalase family glycosidase — MLHYIDSISDIFHAVQSQEIFKDQKTMADAIPLMSIEEINAAYLSSKDSKDFNLKEFVTKYFRLDMPVVFEVETSSHSLLPIEHHIEQLWTKLERSTIENTGTRIKLPNTYVVPGGRFNEFFYWDSYYIMLGLEEYGKKDMILNMLDNAAHLISEYGFVPNGNRTYFLGRSQPPYFSLMLQLYAKLESNENDLLIKYLEVLEKEYKFWMKGENEDFKTHFLRLTKMPNGELLNRYYDNYDTPRPESYMIDLKEAQNTNNKSNFYRNIRAACESGWDFSSRWLEDSKDLKSIYTLNLVTPDLNALLWNAENLLSKIYLLINDKEKSEEYSIRAENRKKAIHKYLWSDEFKTYGDYHITKQKIVNTNHLGIAYPLFIGVASQSQAECIKDIIENKFLYKGGLVTTTNNSGQQWDSPNAWAPLQWIACKGLMNYGYDQTAKEIAQKWCSNVENTYKKTGKLMEKYDAINTENIATGGEYPNQDGFGWTNAIYVKMKKIFNL, encoded by the coding sequence ATGTTGCACTATATAGATTCTATATCAGATATATTTCACGCTGTACAATCTCAAGAAATATTCAAAGATCAGAAAACCATGGCTGATGCTATACCTTTGATGTCTATAGAAGAAATTAATGCCGCATACCTATCAAGTAAAGATTCTAAGGATTTTAATCTAAAAGAATTTGTTACCAAATACTTTCGCTTGGATATGCCTGTAGTTTTTGAAGTAGAAACAAGTAGCCATTCCCTATTACCCATAGAGCATCACATAGAACAACTATGGACAAAGCTTGAAAGAAGTACAATAGAAAATACTGGAACAAGAATAAAATTACCCAACACCTACGTAGTACCTGGAGGAAGATTCAATGAGTTTTTTTACTGGGACAGCTATTATATTATGCTAGGTTTAGAAGAATATGGAAAAAAAGATATGATTCTAAATATGCTAGATAATGCGGCTCATCTCATTAGTGAATATGGTTTTGTTCCAAATGGTAATAGAACTTATTTTTTAGGAAGATCTCAACCACCTTACTTTTCGCTAATGCTTCAACTTTATGCCAAATTAGAAAGTAATGAGAATGACTTGCTTATAAAATACCTTGAGGTTCTAGAAAAGGAATATAAATTCTGGATGAAAGGCGAAAATGAAGACTTTAAAACACATTTCTTAAGATTAACAAAGATGCCTAATGGTGAGTTACTTAATAGATACTATGATAACTATGACACTCCTAGACCAGAAAGCTATATGATAGATTTAAAAGAAGCTCAAAATACAAATAATAAGAGTAACTTTTATAGAAATATAAGAGCTGCTTGCGAATCTGGTTGGGATTTCTCCAGTAGATGGTTAGAAGATTCTAAAGATTTGAAGTCTATTTATACATTAAATTTAGTAACCCCAGACCTCAATGCCCTTTTATGGAATGCAGAAAATCTATTATCTAAAATTTATCTCTTGATAAATGACAAAGAAAAATCAGAAGAATACTCCATTAGAGCTGAAAACAGAAAGAAAGCTATCCATAAATATCTATGGAGTGACGAGTTTAAGACCTATGGTGACTATCACATCACGAAACAAAAAATAGTAAACACCAACCATCTAGGTATAGCATATCCTCTATTTATCGGGGTAGCAAGCCAATCACAAGCCGAATGTATAAAAGATATTATAGAAAATAAATTTTTATACAAAGGAGGGCTAGTTACCACTACCAACAATAGCGGTCAACAATGGGATTCCCCAAATGCTTGGGCTCCTCTACAATGGATAGCTTGCAAAGGCTTAATGAACTACGGTTACGACCAAACAGCTAAAGAAATAGCTCAAAAGTGGTGTTCTAATGTAGAGAACACTTATAAAAAAACTGGAAAACTAATGGAGAAATACGATGCTATAAACACCGAGAATATAGCTACAGGTGGAGAATACCCAAATCAAGATGGCTTTGGTTGGACTAATGCCATTTATGTTAAAATGAAAAAAATATTTAACCTATAA
- a CDS encoding AraC family transcriptional regulator yields MKINFETILPDPHSSFKVKHIDFSIKEVNWEYHYHPEVEIVCVISGTGTRHVGYNKSNYIDGDLVLIGKNIPHSGFGIDSTDPHEEIVVQFNEKLILSLSHTEEFIPIKNLLDKAKLGIAFTTEFKNKILPKFYKMTQKRGMKRFLLLLEILHQMSNEKDYTLLNDKIMPYQLITKNKDKLEKVFTFLEENYHKPIEIESIAKLTNMTLPAFCNFFKKTTHLTFTEYLNRYRVDKACKLLAEDYSISDVAYMVGFNSVSYFNRNFNKFLNESPTNFKKTIKR; encoded by the coding sequence ATGAAAATAAATTTTGAGACTATTTTGCCAGATCCTCATTCTAGTTTTAAAGTAAAACATATAGACTTTTCTATAAAGGAAGTAAATTGGGAATATCACTATCATCCAGAAGTAGAAATAGTATGTGTAATATCAGGTACAGGTACTAGGCATGTTGGGTATAATAAGAGCAATTATATAGATGGAGATTTGGTATTGATTGGTAAAAATATACCTCATTCAGGGTTTGGAATAGATTCTACGGATCCTCATGAGGAGATAGTAGTTCAGTTTAATGAAAAGTTAATTCTTTCCTTATCTCATACGGAAGAATTTATACCTATTAAAAATCTTCTAGATAAAGCAAAATTAGGTATTGCTTTTACTACCGAATTTAAAAATAAAATACTTCCTAAGTTTTATAAAATGACTCAAAAAAGAGGTATGAAGCGTTTTCTTCTTCTCTTAGAAATTTTGCATCAAATGTCTAATGAAAAAGATTATACCTTGTTAAATGATAAAATAATGCCATATCAGCTTATTACAAAAAATAAAGATAAGTTGGAAAAAGTCTTTACATTTTTAGAGGAAAACTATCATAAGCCCATAGAAATAGAGTCTATAGCTAAGCTAACCAATATGACCTTACCAGCCTTTTGTAACTTTTTTAAAAAAACAACACATCTTACTTTTACAGAGTATCTTAATAGGTATAGGGTAGATAAAGCTTGTAAACTTTTAGCTGAAGACTATTCTATTTCTGATGTAGCTTATATGGTAGGTTTTAACAGTGTGAGCTACTTCAATAGAAACTTTAATAAGTTTCTTAATGAAAGTCCTACTAATTTTAAAAAAACAATAAAAAGATAA
- a CDS encoding M3 family metallopeptidase codes for MNLLLKEFSTNYQSIPFDLIKEADFLPAFIELIKSTEEEIKNIAENSESSTFENIIEAMSYSGKQLDVVSNLFFNLNSAETNDELQKIAQEVSPLLTEFSSKIFQNQTLFLRVKSVYDSKQNLDLNEEQTMLLEQTYKGFVRNGALLSEEDKKKLEVINKDLAIKSLTFGQNVLAATNNYFKHITDVDKLKGIPNDILNQYQEEAKSRGLEGYVITLQYPSYLPLMTYAEDRALRKELAVANGKKAFDGGEFDNQKLIEEIVLLRQKKAQLLGYENYATYVLEERMAKSSVEVFSFLNELLEKARPYALKEIEELKTLAEKDGITDIQSYDHAFYAEKLRKQKFDLSDEELKPYFQLDKVEQAVFDLSKNIFGLEFEEITNISKYHPEVKIYKVTEQGEYKALLYVDYHPRKGKRAGAWMTSYRNQYKKGNENHRPHISVVCNFTKPTADTPSLLTFQEVTTLFHEFGHALHGILANTQYPNLSGTSVKWDFVELPSQFLENYCYEAEFLKTFAKHYKTGEVLSNEKIEKIAQSKNFMEGYQTLRQLGFGLLDMHYHTTLFSDEEKLKIKDFEDKVMAVTQLYPIHSETAVSPSFSHIFQGGYAAGYYSYKWAEVLDADAFQYFKENGIFNQELAEKYKQLLSSGGTIDPMVLYKNFRGREPKVESLLKRAFG; via the coding sequence ATGAATCTACTTTTAAAAGAGTTTAGTACAAACTACCAATCAATACCTTTTGATTTAATAAAAGAAGCTGATTTTCTACCAGCATTTATTGAGCTGATAAAATCTACTGAAGAAGAAATAAAAAATATCGCTGAAAATAGTGAATCTTCTACCTTTGAAAATATAATAGAAGCTATGTCTTATTCTGGGAAACAGTTAGATGTGGTATCTAATTTGTTTTTCAATCTTAATTCGGCAGAAACAAATGATGAGTTACAAAAGATAGCACAAGAGGTTTCTCCTCTTCTTACAGAGTTTTCTTCCAAAATCTTTCAAAATCAAACACTTTTTTTACGAGTTAAGTCTGTGTATGACTCTAAGCAGAATTTAGATTTGAATGAGGAACAAACGATGTTGTTAGAACAAACCTATAAGGGATTTGTTCGTAATGGAGCTTTATTGAGTGAGGAAGATAAAAAGAAGTTAGAGGTTATCAATAAAGATTTGGCGATAAAATCTTTAACATTTGGACAAAATGTATTAGCAGCTACTAACAATTATTTTAAACATATTACAGATGTAGATAAGTTGAAAGGAATCCCCAATGATATTTTAAATCAGTATCAAGAAGAGGCTAAAAGTAGAGGATTGGAAGGCTATGTAATTACATTACAATATCCTAGTTATTTACCACTGATGACCTATGCAGAAGATAGAGCTTTAAGAAAGGAGTTAGCTGTAGCTAATGGTAAAAAAGCTTTTGATGGTGGAGAGTTTGATAATCAAAAATTGATTGAAGAAATTGTTCTTCTAAGGCAGAAAAAAGCACAGCTATTGGGTTATGAAAACTATGCAACCTATGTTCTAGAAGAAAGAATGGCTAAGTCTTCAGTAGAGGTTTTTTCTTTTCTGAATGAGCTTTTAGAAAAGGCGAGGCCTTACGCTTTAAAAGAAATAGAAGAATTAAAAACTTTAGCTGAGAAAGATGGGATTACTGATATTCAAAGCTATGATCATGCCTTCTATGCTGAAAAGTTGAGAAAACAAAAGTTTGACTTGAGTGATGAGGAACTTAAACCTTATTTTCAGTTAGATAAAGTAGAACAAGCGGTGTTTGATTTATCAAAAAATATATTTGGGTTAGAGTTTGAAGAAATAACCAATATTTCAAAGTATCACCCTGAAGTAAAGATTTACAAAGTTACGGAGCAAGGTGAATATAAAGCACTTCTTTATGTAGATTATCACCCAAGAAAAGGCAAACGAGCTGGAGCTTGGATGACAAGTTATAGAAATCAATATAAAAAGGGAAATGAGAATCATCGTCCACATATTTCGGTAGTGTGTAACTTTACTAAACCTACGGCTGACACACCTAGTTTGCTTACTTTTCAAGAGGTTACTACTTTATTCCATGAGTTTGGGCACGCTTTGCACGGTATTTTGGCTAATACACAATACCCTAATTTGTCTGGAACTTCCGTGAAATGGGATTTTGTAGAGTTACCATCTCAGTTTTTAGAAAACTATTGTTACGAGGCAGAGTTTCTTAAAACTTTTGCTAAACATTATAAAACAGGAGAGGTTCTATCTAATGAAAAGATTGAAAAAATAGCTCAATCTAAAAACTTTATGGAAGGCTATCAGACGCTTAGGCAGTTAGGTTTTGGATTGCTGGATATGCATTATCATACAACTCTTTTTTCGGACGAGGAAAAGTTGAAAATAAAAGATTTTGAAGATAAAGTAATGGCGGTTACTCAGCTTTATCCAATTCATTCCGAAACAGCAGTAAGCCCTAGCTTCTCTCATATTTTTCAAGGAGGTTATGCAGCGGGTTATTATTCTTACAAATGGGCAGAGGTTTTAGATGCAGATGCGTTTCAGTACTTTAAAGAGAACGGAATTTTTAATCAAGAGTTAGCTGAAAAATACAAACAACTTTTATCCAGCGGAGGTACTATAGACCCTATGGTTCTATATAAAAACTTTAGAGGGAGGGAGCCTAAAGTTGAAAGTTTACTAAAACGGGCTTTTGGATAA
- a CDS encoding mechanosensitive ion channel family protein, whose translation MNEEIKDTKDFLQKISDQIHFWIKAEMPDGIILLCQIAAKLFLLLVILVALDFLFKISFNALFLVFRKYTQKPILRAFYESKILNSVAHFFAIRITQEMIYSIFYRHPKSHSILETFFSLMFVLAFAILYFRLLKTTEKYYVFKGDFYRITGIRAVTQSLKILGYIIFIFVGVSVLFHIKASTILGSLGAMTAVILLVFRDTILGFVTGIHVSTSRNLKVGDWIGIPKYNIEGTIEDINLLTTKIQNFDKTVSTIPTYDLLSTEIKNLQIMSETNTRRIKKAIIFNIKSFKFIDNEMMAKLSKINLVKDYLEEKNAKISEAKKRIANSSEIINGPQLTNIGTFRVYALNYLKNNDNIEQESPLMVRQLEITAQGLPLEIYCFTNNSKWENYEQIQADIFDHLLVAAQVFDLEVMQVSIKV comes from the coding sequence ATGAATGAGGAGATAAAAGACACTAAAGATTTTTTACAAAAAATAAGTGATCAAATTCATTTTTGGATAAAGGCAGAGATGCCTGATGGAATTATTTTGTTGTGTCAAATAGCAGCAAAACTATTCTTACTTTTAGTGATATTGGTTGCCTTGGATTTTTTATTTAAAATTTCATTTAACGCCTTATTTTTAGTTTTTAGAAAGTACACACAAAAACCAATTCTTAGGGCTTTTTATGAGAGTAAAATTTTAAATTCGGTAGCTCATTTTTTTGCTATTAGAATTACTCAGGAAATGATTTATTCTATTTTCTATAGACACCCTAAAAGTCATAGTATTTTAGAAACATTCTTTTCGTTAATGTTTGTACTAGCGTTTGCTATACTGTATTTTAGGTTGCTTAAAACTACCGAAAAATATTATGTTTTTAAAGGTGACTTTTATCGAATTACAGGTATTAGAGCCGTTACACAATCCCTCAAAATATTAGGTTATATTATATTTATTTTTGTGGGAGTTTCGGTGCTATTTCATATCAAAGCGTCTACTATTTTAGGTAGTTTAGGGGCAATGACGGCGGTGATACTTCTTGTCTTTAGAGATACTATTTTGGGTTTTGTTACAGGTATTCATGTCTCTACCTCTAGAAATCTAAAAGTAGGTGATTGGATAGGAATTCCAAAGTATAACATTGAAGGTACAATAGAAGATATTAACCTATTGACGACAAAAATTCAGAATTTTGATAAAACAGTATCTACCATACCTACTTACGACTTGCTTTCTACGGAGATTAAAAATCTTCAGATAATGTCTGAAACCAATACTAGGAGAATAAAGAAAGCTATTATTTTCAATATTAAATCATTTAAGTTTATAGATAATGAAATGATGGCGAAGTTGTCTAAAATTAACCTAGTTAAAGACTATTTAGAAGAAAAAAATGCTAAAATTTCAGAAGCAAAAAAGAGAATTGCTAACTCTTCTGAGATTATCAATGGGCCACAACTTACCAATATTGGTACATTTAGAGTGTACGCTCTTAACTATTTAAAAAATAATGATAATATAGAACAAGAAAGTCCGCTGATGGTAAGACAGCTAGAAATTACAGCCCAAGGACTTCCTCTGGAAATTTATTGTTTTACGAATAACTCTAAGTGGGAGAATTACGAGCAGATACAAGCAGATATTTTTGACCATCTTCTCGTAGCGGCACAGGTGTTTGATTTGGAGGTAATGCAAGTCAGTATCAAAGTATAA